ATACGCCCTCTAAAACATAGCTAGGATTTTGCAAAATCAGCTTCAAATCTAGCGTGCTTCCCACATAGACAAAAAATAGCGGGACAAAAAAACCAAACCCGATTTCATTTAGTTTGCCAACTAACTCGTGCTTATAAGAAAAAAATATCGCCACAATCGTCCCTGCCAAAAACGCCCCTAGCACTGCTTCTAAGTCAAGAAACAGCACCAATGCCACAAACACAATAAAAAGCATAACCACAAATCTAATATCGCGATTGCTCAAATCATCATAAGGCATAAGAAAGAGTTTGAAGTTTGGAAACCACCAAAATAGCATTTTAAACACCCAAAAAATCCCAACTACTCCAAGCATAAACACCAAAAGAACAGTTAGATTTTCATATAAACGCAACGAATTGCCATAATGATAAAATCCGCTGATAAGGGTTAGGATAGCGATACTTATGACTTCGCCTATCACGCCTACGGCTAAGGATATTTCTAGCCAAAGTTTGTCTTTGCCATAGTCTTTTATCAGCGTCATTATCATACCAAGACTCATCACAGGAAGTGCGGCGATAAAGACATTTGGTAGCTCCAATACAAGCACGATAATCGCTGTGAGTGCGTATAGCACGACAAAATACACCACCACGCTTTTTAGAAATCTTTTGCCAAGTCTGCTAAATCCGCGCAAATCCACCTCCATACCGCACAAAAACATCAAAAACAAAAATCCAACCTTTGCCATAAGCTCAAAGGCTTCACTATGGCTAAACACGCCAAAATACACACCAAAACAACCCAAAAACATTTCTACCACGACTATGGGGATACGCGTGAGATTGGCAAGTATTGGGGCGATGACTATGCAAATAGCAATGATAGAAAAAGCGATAAAAATATCTAGCAGAATGTTTTCCATTTTTGGCTTTGATTCCTTGTGAAGTTTGTGAGTTTGGTAGATTTTGGCAACTTTTGTTGATAAGATTTTTAGAAGTTTTTGCTTCTAGCCTTTCTAAATCGGTAGTTTTTTGCTTTGATTTTAGCTTGATTTTGGCTTGGGATTGGCAAACGGCTATAAAAACAACGATAAAATCAAAAACACAAAAACACGATTGCATTTGTTTGGAATTTTAGTTTGATTGTATTTTTATACTTTCAAGCAAAAAATCAAAATTTTATGAACCTTGTTTGTTTATTTTTCTTGTTAATTTTTGGCTAAATTTTATAAATCTCACTCAAAATAGCTATCAAAATGAGAATTTTTAAGAGATTTTAAAAAAATATTTTTATGAAAAATTTGGTATATAAATCTTACAAAACCATTATAAATAGGGAAATATGAGTTTTTTTACTTTCGCATTTTTTTGGTATTTTTAAGAATATTCGATAAACAATCTCATTTCTAATAAAACTTTAAGTTTTCTTGTATTATAATCCCACTCATATTTTTCACAATCAAAGGAGTAACAATGGATTTTGCAGAAGTCATAAAGGGATACATTTCCCATATGAATGACCACCACAGCAAAGAGCTAGAAGCATTGCTTAAAAAATTTGGCAATGTAGATGAACCAAAAAATGTCCTCTTAGAAAGTATTGATTTAGAGGGGCTAGACATAGCTCATAGCGGGGGCAAACTTCGCGTAGAATTCCCTCAAAAAGCCACGCAAGAAAATCTACGCGACACGATTATTGAGCTATGCAAGAGCATTGAGCAAAGCAAGGATTTGGGCAAAGTAGAAAGAGAGATAGTCGAGTTTGCCAAAAGTTTTGGTTCTGCTTGCCTTGCTACGCTTAGTCCAAAAGGCGAGGTGCTTTGCACTTACGCGCCTGTAATTCATCATAAAGAGAAATTTTTTATCTACATTAGCGAGGTTGGAGAGCATTTTAGCTCTATCAAGTCTCACCCTGAAAATATTGAGCTAATGTTTTTAGAAGATGAGAGCAAGGCAAAATCTGTGATTTTGCGCAAAAGGCTTCGCTACCGCGTAGAGCCTAGATTTATACAGCGAGGTAGTGGGGAGTTTGATGAAGTCTATGATAGCTTCATAGAGCAAAGTGGTGGAGGTGGCGGAATCAAAACCATACGCGATTTTGCAGATTTCCACCTTATTGAGCTTAAGCCACAAGGCGGGCGATTTGTCAAAGGATTTGGAGAGGCATATCTCATAAAAGATGGCAAAGCTAGCCATATCACAGGCGGTGCTGGTGGTGGCTCTCCACACAAATTCCCACACAAAGGAGCATAGCACAAAAACCAACTAAAGGTGTAAGAGTAACTAAAGGCGTAATAGGGTAGGTTGAGCGGTGGGTCTCCTTTAGTTGTTGTGATTTGTTTAGGTAGCTTGTGAGATTTCGCGCAAGGTTTTTACAAAATCTTGTAGCCAAGTCTTGCAAGCAACGCCTAAATGGCATTATCTTCCTTTTCAACGAAATACCCCTTTTCTCTACTCTCTCCTTTGGGAATTGGGGATTTCGTTTTTATCACTCTCTATTAGTATTTCTTTTTTTATTTCTGCTTATTTTTTCTTTTTAGTATATTTTGCTATAATTACGCAATCACGCACGGCTTGACACGCGTTTTCGTGTTTTTATAATCCTCAACAAATCTCCACAAAGGCATACTAATGATAGATATAAAGCTACTTTTAAACGACTTTGACGCCATAGCCCAAAAGCTATCCACTCGCAATCTACCAAAAGAACAACTAGAAAACCTATCAAACCTCGCCAAAAACTACAAATCACAAAAACAAGCCCTAGAATCCCTGCAAGAATCACAAAACAAAGAATCCAAAAATTTTGGCACACTAATGGCGCAAAAGCGCGATAAAAACGACAGCGAAGTGCTAGCCCTAAAAGAAAAACTAGAATCAAACAAATCCCAAATATCCAAAAACGAAGCACTTGTAAGAGAAGCAAAAGAACAGCTAGATTTTGTGCTAGCTCAAATCCCAAATATCCCTGATGAATCCACGCCCATAGGCACAGACGAGAATCAAAATGTCGAAATAGACCGTATCCTTACTCCAAAAGAGTTTAGCTTCACTCCAAAGGAGCATTGGGAGCTAGCCGAGTGGCACAACAAACAAAGCGACAGCAGGAGGAAATGGATAGATTTCGGCGCGGGTGTGAAGCTAGCAAAATCTCGCTTTAGTGTTTTGCGAGGGCAGGGGGCTAGATTGTCTCGCGCACTTATAAACTTTATGCTTGATATGAATGAAAAGGCTGGATTTGAAATCATCTCCACGCCTGTAATCGTAAATGAGAAAATGCTCTTTGGCACGGGGCAGTTGCCAAAATTTGAAGAAGATATGTTTAAAATCGCCCAAGACAATCTAGAGCAAAGCGCAGAATCACACGAGCTAGACAATGAGGCACAATCTAGCGAGTCCAAAAGCGCACTCTATCTTATTTCTACTTCTGAAATCACTCTTACAAATCTCTACAACGACACAATCATAAACGCAGATGATTTGCCTATTTGTTTGACGGCTCAAACCCCTTGCTTTCGCAAAGAAGCGGGAAGTGCGGGGCGAGATACGCGTGGCATCATTCGCCAACACCAATTTGACAAAGTAGAGCTAGTAGCTATCACTCACCCAAGTCAAAGTCAAGCTATGCAGGCAAAAATGATAGAATGTGCTAGCTCGATTTTGCAAGCACTAGAGCTACCTCATAGGCTTGTGCAGTTGTGTAGCGGGGATTTGGGATTTAGTGCTAGTAACACTGTGGATATAGAAGTGTGGTTTGCAGGGCAGGGGAAATATCGAGAGATTAGCTCGGTGTCAAATACGCGTGATTTTCAAGCGCGTAGAGCAAAAATCCGCTACAAAGAAAATGGCAAAAACGCCCTTGTGCACACGCTAAATGGCTCTTCACTTGCAGTGGGGCGATGTCTAGCTGCGATAATGGAGTATTACCAAAAAGAAAATGGCGAGATAGAGATTCCCAAAGTTTTGATTCCATATATGGCACGAAATGTGCTAGATAACTAACTAATGGCGTGGTTTGTCGCCACCGTGAAATCTGCTAGCGCACAAGCAAAATAGCCTAATTTTGTAGCTACATATTTCGTAATTTTACACGAGAGAATGTGAAGGGGAAAAATGCCACCAGAGCCAAGTAATATTAACAGCATACAAGAAACACAAGCTAGTGAGCAAGCTAGCGCAAATGCAGGTGGCAAACTTGGTGGGCTAGGCCAAAAAATATCTGCATATTTAGACCCACTTGTTGCACCACTTTTAGAAAATCCTACTTTTGAGAAAATCTACAAAAACAAGCCACTTTTTTTTGGGATTTTGGGCGGTGTGCTTGCACTCATCATCGCACTTATCATCGTCCTTATCCTAGCCCTATCGCCCAAAAGCGAAGAGGACGAGGAAGAGGAATTCACAGAGAGGACTTACACGCAAGCAGAGATTGATGAGATTGTAAATACTCCTTTGCCAGAAGCAAGTGATGAAATCAAAGAATCCAATATGGACAATCTAATCATCAAAGGAAATCTATTATTTCAGCAAGGCTTACACAAGGAAGCCTATCAGGTTTTTCGCAAAATCGCGGATTTTTCTCAATCCATAGCCAACTACAATCTAGGCACAATCCAACTAAAAAACAACTCCTATGAAGACTCTATCGTGGCGTATTCTGACTCCATAGAAACAGGGCAAAATATCTCGGCAAGCTCGATAAATGCAGCGATTGCCGCGCTAAAAATCAATCGCTATGATTTATCAAGCCATTACCTAAATCTAGCGCGTGAAAATCTAGCCGAAATCGCAAATGAGCCGTTTTTTAGCTACGCTTACGCGCTACTTTCCTACTACAAGGGCAACTACTTTGAGACACTCTCCCCCTTGCTAAACCCAAATTCCAAAGACTTCACTACCCAAAACGCAAGGCTTGCAGCGCATATTTTTACGATTTTTAGCGATGATGAAAACGCGCTAAAAAATATCCAAAAAGTAGCTACTCCAAAAGATGACAAAACCATAGGGCTACTTTATGCGCGAATGGCACAATACCCAAAAGCAAAAACACACTTGATGAACTATCTAAGGGCAAATCCAAGAGATATTGATTCTATGCTAGCACTAGGGCTTATTGACTTAAAGCTTGGGAATTATATGGGTGCGGCAAATTCGCTAGAATCTATCGCTTCAAATAGGGGATTCCAAGAAAAAGCACAAAAAATTTATCCTATCAAAGTGATAATCAACCCCGAGCTTTTTGATATAGCTTTGGCTCAAAGAATGTTTTGGGAAAGGGACTTTGAAAACAAAGACAAACTAGGCTATAAAATGCTTTTTTATTACGCGCCATATCGTGTGTTTGACGCAAAGAGGGCATTAGAAGAAATCTCTCAAGCCTCAAGCCTTACGCATATCAATATCACAGAGGGCAAAAATATGCTACTTCGTAGCTCTACGACTTCCAAAATCGATAAGCAGATTCTAAGGACGCTTGTAGAGCTTGAGAGTAAAAATTTACGCGAAGCACTTGGCTTTTTGCAAGAAGCAACCAAAAACAATCCCAATCACGCGATTTTGTATTATAACTTAGGGCTTGTGCTAGCGCAACTAGGGCATTATGATGATGCGTATTCGCATTTTATCCGCGCGTATTATTTAGACCAGAGTGATTATATATCAGGGATTTTTGCCGTTCTAGCAGGTAGATTTAGCAACAAAAACACCAATAGAATCAATAATGATTTGCTACAAAGATTTTATGATGAGGAGATTGGCGATTCTACAAAAAAGGCATATATCGAAAACTTCCTAAACTACCTAAATGACAATCAATTCCAAGAGCGAGATTGGATAAAAAACGCAAAAGTCAAAGAACCGATTTATTATGTGCTTGAGTTTATCTACGCGCTAAAAAGCAAAAACAAAAAAGAAATGCTAGAAAACATAAACGAGCTTAAAAATATCTATCCAAACGACATTGTGGCAAATATTTTATCTATCCTTGTGGGTAGCTTTGGGGATAATCTCCAAGATATAAGCATAAGTATGTATAATCTTTTTAACCAAAAATCCCTTGATTTGCGTCCTTTGCATTTAGGTGGTGCTTTTCCTAGAGAGCTATATGTCTACACAGGATTTGTAACAGGCTCACTGCAAAATCAAGCCCGCATAATGCAAAACTACCTTATCGCAAATGAGAGCGACCCTAGAGGCACTATGCAAACACTCGGTGCGATATATCTCTATCAGAGAGAATTCCAAAAAGCATATAGTATTTATACCACGCTTGTAGATGAGCTAAAAGAGGGCGATAGTCATACGCGATTTTTAGCTGCGGTAAGTGCGGTGGGTGCGGGCAACTATCCTGATGCTGTGCTACTGCTTCAGCTAGCCAAAATGGAAACACCCACCGCTTATGAAGCGCGATATGGGCTAGGGCTACTCTACCACGCTGCAAACAATCTAAAAACCGCCGCGCTTAATTATAATTTTATCGCTGTGCCAAATTTTCACTCCCAATTTTTTGATTTCCAAATCGATACGCAAAAAATCCACTCCTATGAACTTGTAAGCAAAAACAACGGCAATCCAGAAGACAACCCCCCAAATCCTACGCAAGAAGTGGATACAAAATCCGCACAAAATCAAAGCCCTACACAGCAAAGTGTGCAACAAAGCGCACAACAAAATCCACAACTTGATGAAAATCAGTTACCACAGCCCACACAACAGCCCGTAACAAATCCGCTTTTAGATACTTAAACGCGCTTAAAGTCTTAAAAATGTCTCATCTCCTAGATTCTCTAAATCCTAAACAAAAAGAAGCCGCTACGCATATTGATGGAGCATTGCTAATCTTAGCAGGTGCAGGCAGTGGCAAAACAAAAACACTTACTTCGCGCTTAGCCTACCTCATAAAAGAAGTTGGGATTTCCCCAGATTCTACGCTTACTCTTACTTTTACCAACAAAGCCGCTAGCGAAATGAAAGAGCGCGCACTAAACTTGCTTAGAGAATCT
This genomic stretch from Helicobacter macacae MIT 99-5501 harbors:
- the serS gene encoding serine--tRNA ligase, which gives rise to MIDIKLLLNDFDAIAQKLSTRNLPKEQLENLSNLAKNYKSQKQALESLQESQNKESKNFGTLMAQKRDKNDSEVLALKEKLESNKSQISKNEALVREAKEQLDFVLAQIPNIPDESTPIGTDENQNVEIDRILTPKEFSFTPKEHWELAEWHNKQSDSRRKWIDFGAGVKLAKSRFSVLRGQGARLSRALINFMLDMNEKAGFEIISTPVIVNEKMLFGTGQLPKFEEDMFKIAQDNLEQSAESHELDNEAQSSESKSALYLISTSEITLTNLYNDTIINADDLPICLTAQTPCFRKEAGSAGRDTRGIIRQHQFDKVELVAITHPSQSQAMQAKMIECASSILQALELPHRLVQLCSGDLGFSASNTVDIEVWFAGQGKYREISSVSNTRDFQARRAKIRYKENGKNALVHTLNGSSLAVGRCLAAIMEYYQKENGEIEIPKVLIPYMARNVLDN
- a CDS encoding tetratricopeptide repeat protein, producing MPPEPSNINSIQETQASEQASANAGGKLGGLGQKISAYLDPLVAPLLENPTFEKIYKNKPLFFGILGGVLALIIALIIVLILALSPKSEEDEEEEFTERTYTQAEIDEIVNTPLPEASDEIKESNMDNLIIKGNLLFQQGLHKEAYQVFRKIADFSQSIANYNLGTIQLKNNSYEDSIVAYSDSIETGQNISASSINAAIAALKINRYDLSSHYLNLARENLAEIANEPFFSYAYALLSYYKGNYFETLSPLLNPNSKDFTTQNARLAAHIFTIFSDDENALKNIQKVATPKDDKTIGLLYARMAQYPKAKTHLMNYLRANPRDIDSMLALGLIDLKLGNYMGAANSLESIASNRGFQEKAQKIYPIKVIINPELFDIALAQRMFWERDFENKDKLGYKMLFYYAPYRVFDAKRALEEISQASSLTHINITEGKNMLLRSSTTSKIDKQILRTLVELESKNLREALGFLQEATKNNPNHAILYYNLGLVLAQLGHYDDAYSHFIRAYYLDQSDYISGIFAVLAGRFSNKNTNRINNDLLQRFYDEEIGDSTKKAYIENFLNYLNDNQFQERDWIKNAKVKEPIYYVLEFIYALKSKNKKEMLENINELKNIYPNDIVANILSILVGSFGDNLQDISISMYNLFNQKSLDLRPLHLGGAFPRELYVYTGFVTGSLQNQARIMQNYLIANESDPRGTMQTLGAIYLYQREFQKAYSIYTTLVDELKEGDSHTRFLAAVSAVGAGNYPDAVLLLQLAKMETPTAYEARYGLGLLYHAANNLKTAALNYNFIAVPNFHSQFFDFQIDTQKIHSYELVSKNNGNPEDNPPNPTQEVDTKSAQNQSPTQQSVQQSAQQNPQLDENQLPQPTQQPVTNPLLDT
- a CDS encoding HugZ family heme oxygenase, with the translated sequence MDFAEVIKGYISHMNDHHSKELEALLKKFGNVDEPKNVLLESIDLEGLDIAHSGGKLRVEFPQKATQENLRDTIIELCKSIEQSKDLGKVEREIVEFAKSFGSACLATLSPKGEVLCTYAPVIHHKEKFFIYISEVGEHFSSIKSHPENIELMFLEDESKAKSVILRKRLRYRVEPRFIQRGSGEFDEVYDSFIEQSGGGGGIKTIRDFADFHLIELKPQGGRFVKGFGEAYLIKDGKASHITGGAGGGSPHKFPHKGA
- a CDS encoding cation:proton antiporter; this encodes MENILLDIFIAFSIIAICIVIAPILANLTRIPIVVVEMFLGCFGVYFGVFSHSEAFELMAKVGFLFLMFLCGMEVDLRGFSRLGKRFLKSVVVYFVVLYALTAIIVLVLELPNVFIAALPVMSLGMIMTLIKDYGKDKLWLEISLAVGVIGEVISIAILTLISGFYHYGNSLRLYENLTVLLVFMLGVVGIFWVFKMLFWWFPNFKLFLMPYDDLSNRDIRFVVMLFIVFVALVLFLDLEAVLGAFLAGTIVAIFFSYKHELVGKLNEIGFGFFVPLFFVYVGSTLDLKLILQNPSYVLEGVYIAVAMLVLRLVAANMAFFRYFKSAKSTTLFALSHAMPLTFLVVTAKIADDWNAISKDMYYAFLIAAMIEGIVFSIVIKFLWNLWKKPHK